A region from the Rosa rugosa chromosome 6, drRosRugo1.1, whole genome shotgun sequence genome encodes:
- the LOC133713997 gene encoding NADH-ubiquinone oxidoreductase chain 4-like produces MLEHFCECYSNLSGLILCPMLGSIIPLFIPNSRIRPIRLIGLCASLITFLYPPVPRIQFDPSTAKSQFVESLRWLPYENINFYLGIDGISLFFVILTTFLIPICISVGWSGMRSYRKEYITASLIREFLMIVVFRMLDPLLFYVLPESVLIPMLCGAEHLLFAGIKLFLCRGLVQ; encoded by the coding sequence ATGTTAGAACATTTCTGTGAATGTTATTCTAATCTAAGTGGTCTTATTCTATGTCCCATGCTAGGAAGCATTATTCCTCTTTTCATTCCAAATTCAAGAATACGACCGATACGATTAATTGGTCTGTGTGCCTCTCTTATTACTTTTTTGTATCCCCCTGTTCCTCGGATACAATTTGATCCTTCTACGGCCAAATCTCAATTTGTGGAAAGCCTTCGATGGCTTCCCtatgaaaacataaatttttatttGGGTATAGACGGTATCTCTTTATTCTTCGTGATATTGACCACATTTCTGATCCCTATTTGCATTTCAGTGGGTTGGTCTGGTATGAGAAGTTACAGGAAAGAGTATATTACAGCATCTCTAATTCGTGAATTTCTAATGATCGTCGTGTTCCGCATGCTGGATCCTTTACTATTCTATGTTCTTCCCGAAAGCGTGCTAATCCCTATGTTGTGCGGAGCTGAGCATCTTCTATTCGCTGGGATAAAGCTTTTCCTCTGCAGGGGCCTTGTGCAGTAA